Proteins encoded within one genomic window of Eleutherodactylus coqui strain aEleCoq1 chromosome 1, aEleCoq1.hap1, whole genome shotgun sequence:
- the LOC136574679 gene encoding calcium-dependent protein kinase C-like has product MLHLLVGHSGEREGTEGTSVVCCTAEHKHVVLAEDNSTRQKFAVKVVAKRSLLTEGEDCVMVEWRVLQLASGSPFFLHGQFAFQTKDLVLLGMEYINCGDFDELLQRKGCLDSPCAR; this is encoded by the exons ATGCTGCACCTGCTAGTCGGACATTCAGGGGAAAGGGAAGGCACAGAAGGGACATCAGTAGTTTGTTGCACCGCAGAACATAAACAT gtggtgctggcagaagacaactcTACTCGGCAGAAGTTTGCTGTGAAAGTCGTCGCCAAGAGAAGCCTGCTTACCGAAGGAGAGGACTGCGTGATGGTGGAGTGGCGGGTGCTACAACTTGCATCTGGCAGCCCCTTTTTTCTACATGGACAATTTGCTTTCCAGACAAAG GACCTGGTGCTGCTCGGAATGGAATACATCAACTGCGGAGACTTCGATGAACTTCTACAGCGGAAGGGGTGTCTCGACAGCCCCTGTGCACGGTAA